Proteins from one Asterias rubens chromosome 21, eAstRub1.3, whole genome shotgun sequence genomic window:
- the LOC117304398 gene encoding zinc finger protein PLAG1-like isoform X1, with the protein MGREPLWCEDCGKSHMGDCPVHGPLLKVRDKVIPTRARLTLPHYLMLKELELRTANQQVLGVFARKLIQQRTQFGPFIAPRVPKLEIVPPDNKLIFKVFKNKTEVSTLDLSNENACSWMMFVRTATTFEEQNLVAYQFNQEIYFATCKPVAPHAELKVWYASDYAGIMNVELLHTDIPDNSPIDHSSSSISKLQVSDDATNIDVKQTTQVQDKNNNKISRNSCEPWKCSNCNKMFGTFFLLEQHSCESKKAKRGQKPNKHLRRKLNARESHLRKHKDQEMKQVAQVKELTQVKNEVIQGCSKPKVRKDHVTYACHLCPKVFLNSDKLKTHSYIHTGERPFPCTSKDCTKAFISKYKLLRHVTTHSPMKVHICSYCDKKFHRKDHLKNHLQTHDPNKISFRCGDCGKMYNTKPGFKKHIALHAAASGELTCKICDKDFGNTQSLLEHIKLHSGKSNGAKEKRHRCEHCDRQFYTRKDVRRHMVVHTGRKDFLCQACGQRFGRKDHLVRHTRKSHDSSEQLRVKLGEHLQTVGSATVQQMLDMQQFQGQIHIPLPQGNQCSIGQMTSSHQLTDLLKIPPVPTPRFSNKTAQKVSSPKAPVRLMIEKTTVDTYLDSGNLKGISGADSFHSGSVDLGQLLGFLPIQQHSPIPPPTPPQTLTPTSPPNTLPHSPITICLPQHQQSQQPLHPQMQHQSQQQLQTMQSPCTDNIHSMVQVPFTNMHSALPRFHQAFQ; encoded by the exons GGTGTGAGGACTGTGGAAAAAGCCATATGGGGGATTGCCCAGTACATGGACCTTTGTTAAAGGTTAGGGATAAAGTGATACCTACAAGAGCAAGACTGACTTTACCCCACTACCTCATGTTAAAAGAGCTGGAGCTACGCACTGCAAACCAACAAG TATTGGGAGTATTTGCTCGTAAGCTTATTCAGCAAAGAACACAGTTTGGTCCATTTATCGCCCCAAGAGTTCCAAAATTGGAGATCGTACCACCTGATAATAAACTCATCTTCAAG GTGTTCAAGAATAAAACTGAAGTCTCCACACTAGACCTCAGCAATGAAAATGCCTGCAGTTGGATGATGTTTGTGCGAACTGCGACAACATTTGAGGAACAAAACTTGGTTGCCTATCAGTTCAACCAGGAAATCTACTTTGCTACTTGTAAA CCTGTGGCACCCCATGCAGAGCTGAAAGTGTGGTATGCTTCTGACTATGCTGGGATCATGAACGTGGAATTGCTGCATACAGATATCCCAG ATAATTCTCCAATTGATCATTCAAGTTCTTCTATTTCAAAATTACAAGTCAGTGATGATGCAACTAACATTGAtgtcaaacaaacaacacaggTACAG gacaaaaacaataacaagatCAGTAGAAACAGCTGTGAACCCTGGAAATGCTCAAATTGTAATAAGATGTTTGGAACCTTTTTTCTACTTGAGCAACACTCCTGTGAGTCGAAGAAAGCCAAACGAGGACAGAAACCAAACAAGCACCTTCGCAGGAAACTGAATGCAAGAGAGTCACATCTTCGCAAGCataaagatcaagaaatgaAGCAAGTGGCACAGGTCAAAGAACTAACACAGGTCAAAAATGAGGTTATTCAAGGATGTTCAAAGCCAAAGGTCAGAAAAGATCATGTAACATATGCTTGTCATTTGTGtccaaaggtgtttttaaatTCGGACAAATTGAAAACACACAGCTACATCCATACAGGGGAGCGCCCTTTTCCTTGCACAAGTAAAGATTGCACCAAGGCGTTTATctcaaaatacaaattattacGCCATGTGACGACCCATTCTCCGATGAAAGTTCATATTTGTTCATACTGTGACAAAAAATTCCATCGTAAAGATCACCTAAAAAACCACTTGCAAACCCATGACCCTAATAAAATCTCCTTTAGGTGTGGGGATTGTGGGAAAATGTACAACACTAAACCAGGGTTCAAGAAGCACATTGCTCTTCATGCTGCAGCGTCAGGAGAGCTCACTTGTAAAATTTGTGATAAAGATTTTGGAAACACACAAAGTTTACTTGAACATATCAAACTTCATTCAGGAAAATCAAATGGCGCTAAAGAGAAAAGACATCGGTGTGAACATTGTGATAGACAATTTTACACAAGAAAAGATGTGAGGAGACATATGGTTGTACATACAGGCAGAAAAGACTTTCTATGTCAAGCTTGTGGGCAAAGGTTTGGTCGTAAAGATCATCTTGTAAGACATACAAGAAAAAGCCATGATAGTAGCGAGCAATTACGGGTTAAATTAGGCGAGCATTTGCAAACTGTGGGATCAGCAACTGTTCAACAGATGTTAGATATGCAGCAATTCCAAGGACAAATTCATATTCCTCTGCCTCAAGGTAATCAATGCTCAATTGGACAAATGACATCTTCTCACCAGTTAACAGATTTGTTGAAGATTCCTCCAGTACCAACACCTAGGTTCTCCAACAAGACTGCGCAGAAGGTTTCATCACCTAAGGCACCTGTTAGATTGATGATAGAAAAGACAACAGTGGATACATATTTAGACTCTGGCAACCTTAAAGGAATATCAGGAGCAGATTCATTCCACTCAGGATCTGTTGATTTAGGTCAACTTTTAGGCTTTCTACCAATCCAGCAACATTCTCCAATACCACCACCAACTCCTCCGCAAACTTTGACACCCACTTCCCCACCTAACACACTACCTCACAGCCCTATTACAATATGTCTACCCCAACATCAGCAATCCCAGCAACCACTCCATCCACAAATGCAGCATCAATCACAACAACAGCTACAAACTATGCAGTCACCATGTACAGACAACATTCATAGTATGGTGCAAGTACCATTTACCAATATGCATTCTGCATTGCCACGCTTCCATCAAGCTTTCCAGTAG
- the LOC117304398 gene encoding zinc finger protein PLAG1-like isoform X2 produces MGREPLWCEDCGKSHMGDCPVHGPLLKVRDKVIPTRARLTLPHYLMLKELELRTANQQVLGVFARKLIQQRTQFGPFIAPRVPKLEIVPPDNKLIFKVFKNKTEVSTLDLSNENACSWMMFVRTATTFEEQNLVAYQFNQEIYFATCKPVAPHAELKVWYASDYAGIMNVELLHTDIPDNSPIDHSSSSISKLQVSDDATNIDVKQTTQDKNNNKISRNSCEPWKCSNCNKMFGTFFLLEQHSCESKKAKRGQKPNKHLRRKLNARESHLRKHKDQEMKQVAQVKELTQVKNEVIQGCSKPKVRKDHVTYACHLCPKVFLNSDKLKTHSYIHTGERPFPCTSKDCTKAFISKYKLLRHVTTHSPMKVHICSYCDKKFHRKDHLKNHLQTHDPNKISFRCGDCGKMYNTKPGFKKHIALHAAASGELTCKICDKDFGNTQSLLEHIKLHSGKSNGAKEKRHRCEHCDRQFYTRKDVRRHMVVHTGRKDFLCQACGQRFGRKDHLVRHTRKSHDSSEQLRVKLGEHLQTVGSATVQQMLDMQQFQGQIHIPLPQGNQCSIGQMTSSHQLTDLLKIPPVPTPRFSNKTAQKVSSPKAPVRLMIEKTTVDTYLDSGNLKGISGADSFHSGSVDLGQLLGFLPIQQHSPIPPPTPPQTLTPTSPPNTLPHSPITICLPQHQQSQQPLHPQMQHQSQQQLQTMQSPCTDNIHSMVQVPFTNMHSALPRFHQAFQ; encoded by the exons GGTGTGAGGACTGTGGAAAAAGCCATATGGGGGATTGCCCAGTACATGGACCTTTGTTAAAGGTTAGGGATAAAGTGATACCTACAAGAGCAAGACTGACTTTACCCCACTACCTCATGTTAAAAGAGCTGGAGCTACGCACTGCAAACCAACAAG TATTGGGAGTATTTGCTCGTAAGCTTATTCAGCAAAGAACACAGTTTGGTCCATTTATCGCCCCAAGAGTTCCAAAATTGGAGATCGTACCACCTGATAATAAACTCATCTTCAAG GTGTTCAAGAATAAAACTGAAGTCTCCACACTAGACCTCAGCAATGAAAATGCCTGCAGTTGGATGATGTTTGTGCGAACTGCGACAACATTTGAGGAACAAAACTTGGTTGCCTATCAGTTCAACCAGGAAATCTACTTTGCTACTTGTAAA CCTGTGGCACCCCATGCAGAGCTGAAAGTGTGGTATGCTTCTGACTATGCTGGGATCATGAACGTGGAATTGCTGCATACAGATATCCCAG ATAATTCTCCAATTGATCATTCAAGTTCTTCTATTTCAAAATTACAAGTCAGTGATGATGCAACTAACATTGAtgtcaaacaaacaacacag gacaaaaacaataacaagatCAGTAGAAACAGCTGTGAACCCTGGAAATGCTCAAATTGTAATAAGATGTTTGGAACCTTTTTTCTACTTGAGCAACACTCCTGTGAGTCGAAGAAAGCCAAACGAGGACAGAAACCAAACAAGCACCTTCGCAGGAAACTGAATGCAAGAGAGTCACATCTTCGCAAGCataaagatcaagaaatgaAGCAAGTGGCACAGGTCAAAGAACTAACACAGGTCAAAAATGAGGTTATTCAAGGATGTTCAAAGCCAAAGGTCAGAAAAGATCATGTAACATATGCTTGTCATTTGTGtccaaaggtgtttttaaatTCGGACAAATTGAAAACACACAGCTACATCCATACAGGGGAGCGCCCTTTTCCTTGCACAAGTAAAGATTGCACCAAGGCGTTTATctcaaaatacaaattattacGCCATGTGACGACCCATTCTCCGATGAAAGTTCATATTTGTTCATACTGTGACAAAAAATTCCATCGTAAAGATCACCTAAAAAACCACTTGCAAACCCATGACCCTAATAAAATCTCCTTTAGGTGTGGGGATTGTGGGAAAATGTACAACACTAAACCAGGGTTCAAGAAGCACATTGCTCTTCATGCTGCAGCGTCAGGAGAGCTCACTTGTAAAATTTGTGATAAAGATTTTGGAAACACACAAAGTTTACTTGAACATATCAAACTTCATTCAGGAAAATCAAATGGCGCTAAAGAGAAAAGACATCGGTGTGAACATTGTGATAGACAATTTTACACAAGAAAAGATGTGAGGAGACATATGGTTGTACATACAGGCAGAAAAGACTTTCTATGTCAAGCTTGTGGGCAAAGGTTTGGTCGTAAAGATCATCTTGTAAGACATACAAGAAAAAGCCATGATAGTAGCGAGCAATTACGGGTTAAATTAGGCGAGCATTTGCAAACTGTGGGATCAGCAACTGTTCAACAGATGTTAGATATGCAGCAATTCCAAGGACAAATTCATATTCCTCTGCCTCAAGGTAATCAATGCTCAATTGGACAAATGACATCTTCTCACCAGTTAACAGATTTGTTGAAGATTCCTCCAGTACCAACACCTAGGTTCTCCAACAAGACTGCGCAGAAGGTTTCATCACCTAAGGCACCTGTTAGATTGATGATAGAAAAGACAACAGTGGATACATATTTAGACTCTGGCAACCTTAAAGGAATATCAGGAGCAGATTCATTCCACTCAGGATCTGTTGATTTAGGTCAACTTTTAGGCTTTCTACCAATCCAGCAACATTCTCCAATACCACCACCAACTCCTCCGCAAACTTTGACACCCACTTCCCCACCTAACACACTACCTCACAGCCCTATTACAATATGTCTACCCCAACATCAGCAATCCCAGCAACCACTCCATCCACAAATGCAGCATCAATCACAACAACAGCTACAAACTATGCAGTCACCATGTACAGACAACATTCATAGTATGGTGCAAGTACCATTTACCAATATGCATTCTGCATTGCCACGCTTCCATCAAGCTTTCCAGTAG